In Bradyrhizobium sp. 1(2017), one DNA window encodes the following:
- a CDS encoding transglutaminase family protein, which produces MTVLRIKHQTIYSFESGVSLNPHRLLLRPREGRELRLLSHLITIAPANEVTWAQDVFGNAVAMVNFMAMTDKLVIESLSEVELSSSAWPVFPVAASAVSYPFRYSDEEWTDLGALAAPQYRDGGDAVRNWAQSFVLGSTTDTLSLLKDLNQGVTQWIRYEARDAEGTHSPNETLQLGIGSCRDMAMLFVEAARFLGFGSRIVSGYLYDPDMSRVGSAGSGSTHAWAEIYVPGAGWITFDPTNRSVGGHNLIPAAVARDIRQVMPVSGSYLGATFSKMTVEVTVSAK; this is translated from the coding sequence GTGACAGTCCTAAGAATAAAACATCAGACAATATATAGCTTTGAAAGCGGAGTTAGTCTGAACCCGCATCGATTACTGCTACGCCCTCGCGAAGGCCGGGAGTTGCGGCTTCTTTCTCATCTAATTACAATAGCGCCCGCGAATGAGGTAACATGGGCGCAGGACGTCTTCGGCAATGCTGTGGCCATGGTAAATTTCATGGCCATGACGGACAAGCTCGTTATAGAGAGTTTGTCAGAGGTTGAGCTGAGCTCCAGCGCGTGGCCCGTGTTTCCGGTTGCTGCCTCGGCCGTATCCTATCCATTCCGGTACAGTGACGAAGAGTGGACGGACCTGGGAGCGCTCGCCGCGCCTCAATACCGTGATGGCGGCGATGCGGTCCGCAACTGGGCCCAATCATTTGTGCTTGGCAGCACGACAGACACTTTGTCTTTGCTCAAGGACCTGAACCAGGGGGTCACTCAGTGGATACGTTATGAAGCCCGGGACGCTGAGGGCACGCATTCTCCGAATGAGACACTGCAGCTCGGCATCGGGTCGTGCAGAGATATGGCGATGCTTTTCGTGGAAGCCGCCCGTTTCCTCGGGTTCGGGAGTAGAATTGTTTCCGGGTACCTCTACGACCCGGACATGAGCCGCGTGGGTTCAGCGGGTTCGGGTTCGACCCACGCTTGGGCCGAGATCTACGTTCCGGGCGCAGGCTGGATTACATTCGACCCGACTAATCGTAGTGTAGGAGGCCACAACCTGATCCCTGCCGCTGTTGCGCGGGATATTCGCCAAGTGATGCCGGTGTCAGGAAGCTACTTGGGAGCGACCTTCTCCAAAATGACTGTGGAAGTCACTGTTTCCGCAAAATAA
- a CDS encoding DUF1488 family protein translates to MRFWGYDSALEASFFIEEDALRRLEPNAHRNESGFLNAFDSNRDVICAAAASVYVRGSRGSYDLVAANF, encoded by the coding sequence GTGCGTTTTTGGGGATACGATAGCGCGCTAGAGGCATCGTTTTTCATAGAGGAAGACGCGCTGAGGCGACTTGAACCCAACGCTCACCGCAATGAATCGGGTTTCCTGAACGCATTCGATTCCAATCGTGATGTGATATGTGCCGCCGCTGCCAGTGTGTACGTCCGCGGCAGCAGGGGTTCTTACGATCTGGTCGCCGCTAATTTTTGA
- a CDS encoding DUF2130 domain-containing protein, protein MHEIICPHCDKAFKVDESGYAEILKQVRDADFANQLHERLELAERDKQSAVELAKAQVSSDLQKTAAAKDAEIQELKSKLEATEVIQKLAVTEALSAVEKERDTLATALAQAEREKKAASELAEALLASELHKISAAKDEEIQELKGKLQGVELERKLAVTEAVGALEKERDELKNGIKQVQLEKQLCEQSLKDKYETQIKDRDDAIERLKDMKARLSTKMVGETLEQHCETEFNRVRSMAFPRAYFEKDNDARTGSKGDYIFRDSDEAGTEIVSIMFEMKNESDRTATKSKNEDFLKELDRDRTEKGCEYAILVSLLEPDSELYNTGIVDVFHRYPKMYVIRPQFFLPMITLLRNAAINSLKYKTELALVRTQNIDITQFESQLETFKTAFSKNYDLASRHFQTAIAEIDKSIDHLQKTKDALIGADRNLRLANDKAQDVTIKKLTRGNPTMAAKFAELKSPPAEAAE, encoded by the coding sequence ATGCACGAGATCATCTGTCCCCACTGTGACAAGGCCTTCAAAGTCGACGAATCCGGCTATGCCGAGATACTGAAGCAGGTCCGTGACGCCGATTTCGCAAACCAACTGCACGAACGGCTGGAATTGGCCGAGCGCGACAAGCAAAGTGCGGTGGAACTGGCCAAGGCGCAGGTCAGCAGCGATCTGCAGAAGACCGCGGCCGCCAAGGATGCCGAAATCCAGGAGTTGAAGTCCAAACTTGAGGCGACTGAGGTTATCCAGAAGCTCGCCGTCACCGAAGCCCTTAGTGCAGTAGAAAAAGAGCGTGACACGCTCGCGACTGCTCTGGCCCAAGCGGAGCGCGAGAAGAAGGCTGCCTCGGAGCTTGCAGAGGCGCTTTTGGCCAGCGAGCTGCATAAAATCTCCGCCGCCAAAGACGAAGAAATCCAGGAGCTGAAAGGCAAGCTCCAGGGTGTCGAGCTTGAGAGAAAGCTTGCGGTGACCGAAGCGGTGGGCGCGCTTGAGAAAGAGCGCGATGAGCTGAAAAACGGCATCAAGCAGGTCCAGCTTGAAAAGCAGCTCTGCGAGCAGTCGCTCAAGGACAAGTACGAAACGCAGATCAAGGATCGTGATGACGCGATCGAGCGCCTTAAGGATATGAAGGCACGCCTCTCGACCAAGATGGTCGGCGAGACCCTCGAACAGCACTGTGAGACCGAATTCAACCGGGTGCGCTCGATGGCCTTTCCGCGGGCCTATTTCGAGAAAGACAACGACGCGCGGACCGGCAGCAAGGGCGATTACATCTTCCGGGACTCGGACGAGGCTGGCACCGAGATCGTCTCGATCATGTTCGAGATGAAGAACGAGAGCGATAGAACCGCGACGAAGAGCAAGAACGAGGACTTCCTCAAGGAACTTGACCGGGATCGCACCGAGAAGGGTTGCGAATATGCCATCCTGGTCTCACTGCTCGAACCCGACAGCGAGCTCTACAACACCGGCATCGTCGATGTCTTCCACCGTTATCCGAAAATGTATGTCATCCGGCCGCAGTTCTTCCTGCCGATGATTACGCTTCTGCGGAATGCGGCCATTAACTCGCTCAAGTACAAGACCGAGCTCGCGCTCGTGAGGACTCAGAACATCGACATCACGCAGTTTGAGAGCCAGCTCGAAACGTTCAAGACTGCATTCTCGAAGAACTACGATCTTGCTTCTAGACACTTCCAGACGGCGATCGCTGAGATCGATAAGTCCATCGATCACCTGCAGAAGACCAAGGATGCGTTGATAGGCGCCGATCGGAACCTCCGCCTTGCGAATGACAAGGCGCAGGACGTGACGATCAAAAAGCTGACCCGGGGCAATCCGACGATGGCGGCGAAATTTGCCGAGCTTAAGAGCCCGCCTGCTGAAGCCGCCGAGTGA
- the groL gene encoding chaperonin GroEL (60 kDa chaperone family; promotes refolding of misfolded polypeptides especially under stressful conditions; forms two stacked rings of heptamers to form a barrel-shaped 14mer; ends can be capped by GroES; misfolded proteins enter the barrel where they are refolded when GroES binds), giving the protein MSAKEVKFGVDARDRMLRGVEILNNAVKVTLGPKGRNVVLDKSFGAPRITKDGVTVAKEIELDDKFENMGAQMVREVASKAADAAGDGTTTATVLAAAIVREGAKAVAAGMNPMDLKRGIDLAVDSVVADLVKNSKKITSNDEIAQVGTISANGDQEIGKFLSDAMKKVGNEGVITVEEAKSLETELEVVEGMQFDRGYISPYFVTNSDKMRVEMDDAYILIYERKLSSLNELLPLLEAIVQSGKPLIIIAEDVEGEALATLVVNRLRGGLKVAAVKAPGFGDRRKAMLQDIAILTGGQAISEDLGIKLENVTLNMLGRAKKVMIDKENTTIVNGAGKKADIEARVAQIKAQIEETTSDYDREKLQERLAKLAGGVAVIRVGGATEVEVKERKDRVDDAMHATRAAVEEGIVPGGGVALLRASEQLKGLRTKNDDQKTGVEIVRKALSAPARQIAINAGEDGSVIVGKILENKAYAYGFDSQTGEYADLVKKGIIDPTKVVRVAIQNAASVAALLITTEAMVAEVPKRNAGGGVPAGGGGMGGMGGMDF; this is encoded by the coding sequence ATGTCAGCCAAAGAAGTCAAATTCGGCGTCGATGCCCGCGACCGCATGTTGCGCGGTGTCGAAATTCTCAACAACGCGGTAAAGGTGACGCTCGGTCCTAAGGGCCGCAACGTCGTGCTCGACAAGTCGTTCGGCGCTCCCCGCATCACCAAGGACGGCGTCACCGTCGCCAAGGAAATCGAGCTCGACGACAAGTTCGAGAACATGGGCGCGCAGATGGTGCGCGAAGTCGCATCGAAGGCGGCCGACGCAGCGGGCGACGGTACCACCACCGCGACCGTGCTGGCCGCAGCCATCGTGCGCGAAGGCGCCAAGGCGGTTGCCGCGGGCATGAATCCGATGGACCTCAAGCGCGGTATCGACTTGGCAGTGGACTCCGTGGTCGCCGACCTCGTCAAGAACTCCAAGAAGATCACCTCGAACGACGAGATCGCCCAGGTCGGCACCATCTCGGCCAACGGCGACCAGGAGATCGGCAAGTTCCTCTCCGACGCCATGAAGAAGGTCGGCAACGAGGGCGTCATCACCGTCGAGGAAGCCAAGTCGCTCGAGACGGAACTCGAGGTCGTCGAGGGCATGCAGTTCGACCGCGGCTACATCTCGCCCTACTTCGTCACCAACTCCGACAAGATGCGCGTTGAAATGGACGACGCCTATATCCTGATCTACGAGAGAAAGCTCTCCAGCCTGAACGAACTGCTTCCGCTCCTGGAAGCAATCGTACAGAGCGGCAAGCCGCTGATCATCATCGCCGAGGACGTCGAGGGCGAAGCGCTCGCGACCCTGGTCGTGAACCGGCTCCGTGGCGGCCTGAAGGTCGCCGCCGTCAAGGCTCCGGGCTTCGGCGATCGCCGCAAGGCCATGCTGCAGGACATCGCGATCCTGACCGGCGGCCAGGCGATCTCGGAAGACCTCGGCATCAAGCTCGAGAACGTCACGCTCAACATGCTCGGTCGCGCCAAGAAGGTGATGATCGACAAGGAGAACACCACGATCGTCAACGGCGCCGGCAAGAAGGCCGACATCGAGGCGCGCGTGGCCCAGATCAAGGCGCAGATCGAGGAAACCACCTCGGACTACGACCGTGAGAAGCTCCAGGAGCGTCTCGCCAAGCTCGCGGGCGGCGTCGCGGTGATCCGCGTTGGCGGCGCGACCGAGGTCGAAGTGAAGGAGCGCAAGGATCGCGTTGATGACGCGATGCATGCGACCCGCGCCGCGGTCGAGGAAGGCATCGTGCCGGGCGGCGGCGTCGCCCTGCTCCGTGCCTCCGAGCAGCTCAAGGGTCTGCGCACCAAGAACGACGACCAGAAGACCGGCGTCGAGATCGTGCGCAAGGCGCTGTCGGCTCCCGCTCGCCAGATCGCGATCAACGCCGGTGAAGACGGCTCGGTGATCGTCGGCAAGATCCTGGAGAACAAGGCCTACGCTTACGGCTTCGACTCCCAGACCGGCGAATATGCCGACCTTGTCAAGAAGGGCATCATCGATCCGACCAAGGTGGTTCGCGTGGCGATCCAGAACGCGGCCTCGGTCGCGGCTCTCTTGATCACCACTGAAGCCATGGTGGCCGAGGTGCCGAAGAGGAACGCAGGCGGCGGCGTGCCTGCAGGTGGCGGCGGCATGGGAGGCATGGGTGGTATGGATTTCTAA
- a CDS encoding DUF6894 family protein produces MERFFFDIQSSRDFFADEEGLRLPNQKAAQLEALQTLAGIAKESISGGERPDLAVEVRSTSERLFCVSIIHRNATTQH; encoded by the coding sequence ATGGAACGCTTTTTCTTCGACATCCAAAGCAGCCGAGATTTCTTCGCGGATGAAGAAGGTTTACGCCTGCCCAACCAAAAAGCAGCACAATTGGAAGCGTTGCAAACATTGGCCGGCATCGCGAAAGAATCGATTTCTGGGGGCGAGCGGCCCGATTTAGCAGTCGAAGTGCGCTCGACGAGTGAACGCTTGTTCTGCGTTTCTATAATCCATCGAAATGCGACTACGCAGCATTGA
- a CDS encoding CopG family transcriptional regulator, giving the protein MGDNVHEFRPKVPDTEKITINLGYVDLGHVDLMVQEGFYSNRSDFIRTAIRNQLERHADVVRQSTARKSLDLGLRNYTREDLEATRRAGEMVQINVLGLATIAQDVTPELARATIASVSVLGALHATPAVKAALADRMR; this is encoded by the coding sequence ATGGGCGACAATGTGCACGAGTTCCGACCCAAGGTCCCCGATACCGAGAAGATCACGATCAACCTTGGCTATGTCGACCTGGGACATGTCGATCTCATGGTGCAGGAAGGGTTCTATTCAAACCGGTCCGATTTCATCCGGACAGCAATCCGGAACCAGCTCGAACGCCATGCAGATGTCGTCAGGCAATCTACGGCTCGGAAGAGCCTGGACCTAGGCTTGCGCAACTACACCCGCGAGGATCTCGAAGCAACGCGGCGCGCCGGCGAGATGGTGCAGATCAATGTGCTTGGCTTGGCCACCATCGCCCAGGACGTCACTCCCGAGTTGGCTCGCGCCACCATCGCGTCTGTCTCTGTACTGGGGGCGCTTCACGCAACACCCGCGGTCAAGGCCGCTCTCGCCGACCGAATGAGGTGA
- a CDS encoding co-chaperone GroES, whose translation MKFRPLHDRVVVKRIEAEVKTTGGIIIPDTAKEKPSQGEVIAVGPGGHDEAGKLMPIDVQVGDRVLFGKWSGTEVTIDGRELLIMKESDIMGVLTDLPAAKKKVA comes from the coding sequence ATGAAATTCCGTCCGCTCCATGACCGCGTCGTGGTCAAGCGCATAGAGGCCGAAGTCAAGACCACTGGTGGCATCATCATTCCGGACACTGCCAAGGAGAAGCCCTCCCAGGGCGAAGTCATCGCCGTCGGCCCCGGTGGCCACGACGAAGCCGGCAAGCTGATGCCGATCGACGTGCAGGTCGGCGATCGCGTGCTGTTCGGCAAGTGGTCGGGAACCGAGGTCACGATCGACGGCCGGGAGCTGTTGATCATGAAGGAGAGCGACATTATGGGCGTTCTCACGGATCTGCCGGCCGCCAAGAAGAAGGTCGCGTAA
- a CDS encoding alpha/beta hydrolase family esterase: MLSQDIVREATRLTRAGRLAEATMLLQRMLRDGSAPTPESRHAPQARHPRLDPLTIEATADVVEEPEASQISPSSAQGRRRSSPLDVMQDFSGLGLRGPIGRTPPSTPDIAPEGTRFIAGTFSNAAGSRTYKLFIPSRCHGRWLPLIVMLHGCTQSPDDFATGTRMNFLAEEQNCFVVYPEQPSGANQSKCWNWFRTGDQRRGGGEPSMIAGITRQIMRDHAIDPKRVYVAGLSAGGAAAAIMGATYGDLYAAVGIHSGLACGAASDLPSAFVAMRQGGGSRAIPNGKNSVPTIVFHGNRDTTVHPKNGDQIIEQSARAMRPTTKVLRGRVPDGHAYTRAVLTDGAGRVISEHWTIDGGGHAWSGGSPAGSYTDPHGPDATREMLRFFLEHSLGG; encoded by the coding sequence ATGCTGAGTCAAGACATAGTCCGGGAAGCAACCCGGCTCACGCGTGCCGGCCGACTGGCCGAGGCTACCATGCTCCTGCAGCGCATGCTTCGGGACGGTAGCGCGCCAACACCGGAGTCTCGCCACGCCCCTCAAGCTCGACATCCGCGGCTCGATCCGCTTACGATTGAGGCCACGGCGGACGTCGTCGAAGAGCCGGAAGCTTCGCAGATCTCGCCGAGCTCTGCTCAAGGACGTAGACGCTCGTCGCCGCTTGACGTCATGCAGGATTTTTCCGGGCTCGGGCTGCGAGGTCCGATCGGACGCACGCCGCCATCCACGCCGGACATCGCGCCCGAGGGCACACGGTTTATCGCCGGTACCTTCAGTAACGCCGCGGGAAGCCGGACGTACAAGCTGTTCATCCCAAGCCGCTGTCACGGACGATGGCTGCCGCTGATCGTCATGCTTCATGGCTGCACCCAATCGCCGGACGATTTCGCGACCGGTACCCGGATGAACTTCCTGGCGGAAGAGCAGAATTGCTTCGTTGTGTATCCCGAGCAGCCGAGTGGCGCCAACCAGTCGAAGTGCTGGAACTGGTTTCGCACCGGCGACCAGCGCCGCGGCGGGGGCGAGCCTTCGATGATCGCCGGCATTACCCGCCAGATCATGCGCGACCATGCGATCGATCCGAAACGCGTATACGTCGCGGGTCTCTCGGCCGGTGGGGCCGCCGCCGCCATCATGGGCGCAACATATGGCGACCTTTACGCGGCCGTCGGTATTCATTCAGGCCTCGCGTGCGGAGCCGCGAGTGATCTTCCCTCCGCGTTCGTCGCGATGCGGCAGGGTGGGGGCTCCAGGGCAATTCCGAATGGCAAAAATTCGGTGCCGACCATCGTTTTCCATGGAAATCGCGACACGACGGTGCATCCCAAGAATGGCGATCAGATTATCGAGCAGTCCGCCAGGGCAATGAGACCGACGACGAAGGTACTTCGCGGACGCGTACCCGACGGCCATGCCTATACCCGAGCGGTCCTTACCGACGGGGCAGGTCGGGTGATCTCCGAACACTGGACCATCGATGGCGGCGGACATGCGTGGTCAGGCGGCAGTCCCGCCGGCTCCTACACCGATCCTCATGGGCCGGATGCGACGAGAGAAATGCTGCGCTTCTTCCTTGAGCACTCGCTCGGTGGATAG